From Mya arenaria isolate MELC-2E11 chromosome 1, ASM2691426v1, a single genomic window includes:
- the LOC128232986 gene encoding muscle M-line assembly protein unc-89-like isoform X2, with protein MAHRKRLRVSEVNPHLICVLCGGYYIDATTIIECMHTFCKTCIVGYLEASKHCPVCDNLVHKTKPHLRLRPDHTLQDIVYKLVPGLFQDEMRKRRDFYKEEIETGRVGEHGIPEERERIVYSADEQFSLVLELSSDGNPPLHVGGRSSKHLRLEAADRRYLLCPGNFSVGHLKKFIRMKFNLHDKYQVEFFHTDEGLLDHYTLVDIAYIYSWRRKGPLRLYYSVFTNPAKRFKPDPDDVIEPVTMDTETIDVTNTSDLKTETSGYFSDEEKLHDSLDKSVLNTSDESKADSVLDGDGMDIDNDDIVLESTDKLSAKAEKEKLEFKSKFPETEGKGETKLEKCETTNDDKPVEKCKPVNEPVQEQSIEELKVSSHKLSMEFEDDDSCSEHELCIAESENSTSEFDSQEDVQTCFKSYDIFDKKPITENNQVSDSSVSNTKEKKTDTKEATAKCEKVKEKPEMVEASTDTVPCTSDDKVMTSVPARLETKSKCCYTNQDISEPVVSSTQNTQGCQTEPPDQDIDTLDIPHSSESDMNRPLSPGHKHKVDVSCETDNLVVDRQKRSKDNVTVYVSTDTEANTSEKKRRLVDSATDIYDFPKSEMETHKKSKYSSKFSHLSNDISKRKLLSVDCSVGELQTSSSNKRKSVDTDLYSTETKTRKPESKTTKRSVSYSGQINAQKTAYSAQPLSPTKITVKFTQQPKSPKSPSKSTCPKSPSRSETTGFQSQYQSFVMELPEKTYRFEGEDQPPVSVLSRPLKVYPGASSKSSGTSNGASSKSIGTSTATSSKSSGTFTGASKSCGTFTGTSKSSSETLTVNIPQSQALPSSQKKSQKSAKPRGRPPKVKGEGSLEPPLPKEKKHKSRSHSPKRKVNIDSAKSDNTFILQKLNKCSPKYSTDSQKVNKAYSWINKIDNASGLKSNVTSDSKPKDKKGSEVEQPPPDLRIPKQILYFSNGQYTLTTVSNVNALKQSSPISPPPKTVFTSEVLQKEQDRLSSKSKDDKDALKDSNENTNTTKDEPMMPELRLMDVKVTEKLDDLKIDKLKTETAECDLKVIPTTVQLDTIQIDIPTDMSQVKSDTNVTKDCTKPREEVKTKQVSPKSQVSQTPSTNVLQMDLTKQQISPTSSNQTSPKSQISPRTDANDNKITKALATSSGDHYVPNSSAFATSPSAASMSSTSSMQEAKESKAKKPSTADVKKPMASSPAPPLPEYRHQSPFFTSLSGAKLGNHHRHTTHLNIPNLASHFSGAHHLYQQGRFTDRLGAPLYGSFSMNDKSVSATIASKLEEARRLEAQALSAHCSFMTPFPDPYLRLMHSHLVSSLPPPPHLTHKSSYAESSKSLSFSDHATHGASSMSQIAARQSTKPANTNSSKGKGKNIDNVISAITKMRTKKETQEQVNGIDLSTKTTRKEESVGVNAESNDKEMIDNKDEQTESVASKQAKVTHIGNGENSVN; from the exons gccCGACCATACATTACAAGACATCGTATACAAACTGGTGCCCGGCTTGTTTCAAG atgAAATGCGGAAAAGACGAGACTTTTATAAAGAGGAAATCGAAACTG GTCGGGTCGGGGAACATGGGATTCCAGAGGAGCGGGAGAGGATCGTCTACTCCGCCGACGAGCAGTTTAGTCTCGTGCTCGAACTCAGCTCCGA CGGAAATCCTCCTCTACATGTCGGCGGCCGGTCCTCCAAACATCTGAGACTTGAG GCCGCGGACCGTCGCTACCTTCTGTGTCCAGGGAACTTCAGTGTTGGTCACCTAAAAAAGTTCATCAGGATGAAATTCAACCTGCATGACAAATATCAG GTTGAGTTCTTCCACACGGACGAGGGTCTGTTGGACCACTACACGCTTGTCGACATTGCCTACATCTACTCTTGGAGACGG AAAGGGCCACTACGGCTGTATTATTCGGTGTTCACAAATCCTGCAAAACGGTTTAAACCCGACCCTGATGACGTCATAGAACCGGTAACCATGGACACTGAGACTATTGACGTCACAAACACTTCTGATCTCAAAACTGAAACAAGCGGTTACTTCTCTGATGAAGAAAAACTGCACGACAGCTTGGATAAGTCAGTGCTTAACACTTCTGATGAGAGTAAAGCCGACTCTGTACTTGATGGAGATGGAATGGATATAGACAATGATGATATAGTGCTTGAGTCCACTGACAAGCTTAGTGCGAAAGCAGAGAAAGAAAAACtggaatttaaaagtaaatttcCTGAAACTGAGGGTAAAGGAGAAACTAAACTGGAGAAGTGTGAAACTACAAACGATGATAAACCAGTTGAAAAGTGTAAGCCTGTGAATGAACCTGTCCAAGAACAAAGTATTGAAGAACTTAAAGTATCTAGTCATAAATTATCCATGGAATTTGAAGACGATGATTCGTGTTCTGAACATGAACTGTGTATTGCAGAGTCTGAAAATTCGACAAGTGAATTTGATTCACAAGAAGATgtgcaaacatgttttaagtcGTATGATATTTTCGACAAGAAACCAATAACTGAAAATAACCAAGTGTCGGACAGTAGTGTCTCAAACACCAAAGAAAAGAAGACAGACACAAAAGAAGCAACGGCAAAGTGTGAAAAGGTTAAAGAAAAACCTGAGATGGTGGAAGCATCTACGGACACAGTACCGTGCACAAGTGACGACAAAGTAATGACAAGCGTACCAGCTAGATTAGAAACCAAATCAAAATGTTGTTATACCAATCAGGATATATCTGAACCTGTTGTTTCATCCACCCAAAACACACAAGGCTGCCAAACAGAGCCACCTGATCAAGATATAGACACTCTGGATATTCCACATTCCTCGGAGAGTGATATGAACAGACCTCTCTCCCCAGGCCATAAACACAAAGTGGATGTTTCATGTGAGACAGATAATTTAGTAGTTGATAGACAAAAACGTTCCAAAGACAACGTGACAGTTTATGTGTCTACTGATACAGAAGCGAACACTAGTGAAAAGAAAAGGAGGCTTGTCGATAGTGCTACAGATATTTACGACTTTCCCAAGTCGGAAATGGAAACTCATAAGAAGAGTAAATATAGCTCCAAATTTTCTCATTTATCAAATGACATTAGCAAACGGAAGTTGTTATCTGTGGATTGTTCAGTGGGTGAACTTCAAACATCCAGTTCAAACAAACGTAAAAGTGTTGATACTGATTTGTATAGTACAGAAACAAAGACAAGAAAACCagaatcaaaaacaacaaagcgAAGTGTAAGTTACTCCGGACAAATAAACGCACAAAAGACAGCATATTCTGCGCAACCACTTTCTCCTACAAAGATTACGGTAAAGTTCACGCAACAGCCAAAGTCTCCTAAGTCACCAAGCAAATCAACTTGTCCTAAATCGCCATCAAGATCAGAAACGACTGGTTTTCAGTCACAGTACCAGTCATTTGTAATGGAACTACCTGAAAAGACTTACAGATTTGAGGGAGAAGATCAACCGCCTGTTTCTGTGTTAAGTAGGCCTCTAAAAGTGTACCCTGGGGCTTCATCAAAGTCAAGTGGAACATCCAATGGAGCATCATCAAAGTCTATTGGAACATCGACTGCGACATCGTCCAAGTCTAGTGGAACATTCACTGGGGCATCCAAGTCTTGCGGAACATTCACTGGGACATCCAAGTCGTCTAGTGAAACATTGACTGTAAATATCCCTCAGTCCCAAGCATTACCCAGTAGTCAAAAGAAATCTCAAAAAAGTGCGAAACCTCGTGGAAGGCCCCCAAAGGTAAAAGGTGAAGGTTCATTAGAACCTCCACTCCCTaaagaaaagaaacacaaaTCTAGAAGTCATTCTCCAAAGCGCAAGGTGAATATAGATTCCGCAAAGAGTGATAATACTTTCATCTTgcaaaaattgaataaatgttcGCCAAAATATAGCACTGATTCTCAAAAAGTGAACAAAGCATATTCGTGGATTAATAAGATCGACAATGCTTCGGGATTGAAATCAAATGTTACAAGTGATTCCAAACCGAAAGATAAAAAAGGAAGCGAAGTTGAACAACCACCCCCGGACTTGCGAATACCAAAACAGATCCTGTATTTCTCAAATGGGCAATACACTTTGACAACAGTCAGTAATgtaaatgcattgaaacaaagCAGTCCAATTTCCCCACCTCCAAAAACTGTATTTACTTCTGAGGTGCTCCAAAAGGAACAAGATAGATTAAGTAGTAAGTCAAAAGATGATAAGGATGCTTTGAAAGATTCTAATGAGAACACAAATACGACCAAGGATGAACCAATGATGCCAGAACTTCGTCTTATGGATGTTAAAGTGACTGAAAAGCTAGACGATCTTAAGATTGACAAGCTTAAGACAGAGACAGCTGAGTGTGATTTAAAAGTCATTCCAACTACTGTGCAATTGGATACGATTCAGATTGATATACCAACTGACATGTCCCAAGTTAAAAGCGATACTAACGTTACCAAAGATTGTACAAAACCTCGAGAAGAGGTAAAAACTAAACAAGTGAGCCCTAAGTCGCAGGTGAGTCAAACACCTAgtacaaatgtgttacaaaTGGATCTTACCAAACAACAAATTAGTCCAACGTCATCAAACCAAACTTCGCCAAAGTCCCAAATAAGTCCAAGGACTGAtgcaaatgataacaaaataacaaaggCATTAGCTACATCAAGTGGCGATCATTATGTACCAAATTCTTCAGCATTTGCAACGTCGCCATCTGCAGCTTCTATGTCATCGACCAGTTCAATGCAAGAGGCAAAAGAATCTAAAGCCAAGAAGCCCAGCACAGCTGACGTAAAGAAACCCATGGCCTCGTCGCCAGCCCCTCCACTTCCTGAATACAGACATCAAAGTCCGTTTTTTACTTCGCTCAGTGGTGCCAAGCTTGGTAACCATCACCGTCACACCACACATCTGAATATACCAAATCTTGCCAGCCATTTCTCTGGAGCGCATCACCTCTACCAACAAGGCCGCTTTACTGACCGCCTCGGTGCACCGTTATATGGCTCATTTTCCATGAACGATAAATCTGTCAGTGCTACCATTGCGTCTAAACTCGAGGAAGCACGTAGATTGGAGGCCCAAGCATTGAGTGCACATTGCTCCTTTATGACTCCCTTTCCGGACCCCTATTTAAGGCTCATGCACAGTCACCTGGTGTCTAGTCTACCCCCGCCGCCTCATCTTACACACAAGTCCTCGTATGCTGAATCTAGCAAGTCATTGTCCTTCTCTGACCACGCGACCCACGGTGCTTCATCTATGTCTCAAATAGCTGCAAGACAGTCTACAAAACCGGCTAATACCAACAGTTCAAAGGGTAAAGGCAAGAACATTGACAATGTCATTAGTGCCATCACTAAGATGAGGACGAAGAAGGAGACTCAAGAACAGGTTAATGGGATTGATCTTAGTACGAAAACTACAAGAAAAGAGGAAAGTGTTGGTGTGAACGCTGAATCAAACGATAAGGAAATGATTGATAACAAAGATGAACAGACGGAGTCAGTTGCGAGTAAGCAAGCTAAAGTTACGCATATTGGAAACGGCGAGAATAGTGTGAATTAA
- the LOC128232986 gene encoding muscle M-line assembly protein unc-89-like isoform X1, translating to MEHGKINICRRLDGRCGAMAHRKRLRVSEVNPHLICVLCGGYYIDATTIIECMHTFCKTCIVGYLEASKHCPVCDNLVHKTKPHLRLRPDHTLQDIVYKLVPGLFQDEMRKRRDFYKEEIETGRVGEHGIPEERERIVYSADEQFSLVLELSSDGNPPLHVGGRSSKHLRLEAADRRYLLCPGNFSVGHLKKFIRMKFNLHDKYQVEFFHTDEGLLDHYTLVDIAYIYSWRRKGPLRLYYSVFTNPAKRFKPDPDDVIEPVTMDTETIDVTNTSDLKTETSGYFSDEEKLHDSLDKSVLNTSDESKADSVLDGDGMDIDNDDIVLESTDKLSAKAEKEKLEFKSKFPETEGKGETKLEKCETTNDDKPVEKCKPVNEPVQEQSIEELKVSSHKLSMEFEDDDSCSEHELCIAESENSTSEFDSQEDVQTCFKSYDIFDKKPITENNQVSDSSVSNTKEKKTDTKEATAKCEKVKEKPEMVEASTDTVPCTSDDKVMTSVPARLETKSKCCYTNQDISEPVVSSTQNTQGCQTEPPDQDIDTLDIPHSSESDMNRPLSPGHKHKVDVSCETDNLVVDRQKRSKDNVTVYVSTDTEANTSEKKRRLVDSATDIYDFPKSEMETHKKSKYSSKFSHLSNDISKRKLLSVDCSVGELQTSSSNKRKSVDTDLYSTETKTRKPESKTTKRSVSYSGQINAQKTAYSAQPLSPTKITVKFTQQPKSPKSPSKSTCPKSPSRSETTGFQSQYQSFVMELPEKTYRFEGEDQPPVSVLSRPLKVYPGASSKSSGTSNGASSKSIGTSTATSSKSSGTFTGASKSCGTFTGTSKSSSETLTVNIPQSQALPSSQKKSQKSAKPRGRPPKVKGEGSLEPPLPKEKKHKSRSHSPKRKVNIDSAKSDNTFILQKLNKCSPKYSTDSQKVNKAYSWINKIDNASGLKSNVTSDSKPKDKKGSEVEQPPPDLRIPKQILYFSNGQYTLTTVSNVNALKQSSPISPPPKTVFTSEVLQKEQDRLSSKSKDDKDALKDSNENTNTTKDEPMMPELRLMDVKVTEKLDDLKIDKLKTETAECDLKVIPTTVQLDTIQIDIPTDMSQVKSDTNVTKDCTKPREEVKTKQVSPKSQVSQTPSTNVLQMDLTKQQISPTSSNQTSPKSQISPRTDANDNKITKALATSSGDHYVPNSSAFATSPSAASMSSTSSMQEAKESKAKKPSTADVKKPMASSPAPPLPEYRHQSPFFTSLSGAKLGNHHRHTTHLNIPNLASHFSGAHHLYQQGRFTDRLGAPLYGSFSMNDKSVSATIASKLEEARRLEAQALSAHCSFMTPFPDPYLRLMHSHLVSSLPPPPHLTHKSSYAESSKSLSFSDHATHGASSMSQIAARQSTKPANTNSSKGKGKNIDNVISAITKMRTKKETQEQVNGIDLSTKTTRKEESVGVNAESNDKEMIDNKDEQTESVASKQAKVTHIGNGENSVN from the exons gccCGACCATACATTACAAGACATCGTATACAAACTGGTGCCCGGCTTGTTTCAAG atgAAATGCGGAAAAGACGAGACTTTTATAAAGAGGAAATCGAAACTG GTCGGGTCGGGGAACATGGGATTCCAGAGGAGCGGGAGAGGATCGTCTACTCCGCCGACGAGCAGTTTAGTCTCGTGCTCGAACTCAGCTCCGA CGGAAATCCTCCTCTACATGTCGGCGGCCGGTCCTCCAAACATCTGAGACTTGAG GCCGCGGACCGTCGCTACCTTCTGTGTCCAGGGAACTTCAGTGTTGGTCACCTAAAAAAGTTCATCAGGATGAAATTCAACCTGCATGACAAATATCAG GTTGAGTTCTTCCACACGGACGAGGGTCTGTTGGACCACTACACGCTTGTCGACATTGCCTACATCTACTCTTGGAGACGG AAAGGGCCACTACGGCTGTATTATTCGGTGTTCACAAATCCTGCAAAACGGTTTAAACCCGACCCTGATGACGTCATAGAACCGGTAACCATGGACACTGAGACTATTGACGTCACAAACACTTCTGATCTCAAAACTGAAACAAGCGGTTACTTCTCTGATGAAGAAAAACTGCACGACAGCTTGGATAAGTCAGTGCTTAACACTTCTGATGAGAGTAAAGCCGACTCTGTACTTGATGGAGATGGAATGGATATAGACAATGATGATATAGTGCTTGAGTCCACTGACAAGCTTAGTGCGAAAGCAGAGAAAGAAAAACtggaatttaaaagtaaatttcCTGAAACTGAGGGTAAAGGAGAAACTAAACTGGAGAAGTGTGAAACTACAAACGATGATAAACCAGTTGAAAAGTGTAAGCCTGTGAATGAACCTGTCCAAGAACAAAGTATTGAAGAACTTAAAGTATCTAGTCATAAATTATCCATGGAATTTGAAGACGATGATTCGTGTTCTGAACATGAACTGTGTATTGCAGAGTCTGAAAATTCGACAAGTGAATTTGATTCACAAGAAGATgtgcaaacatgttttaagtcGTATGATATTTTCGACAAGAAACCAATAACTGAAAATAACCAAGTGTCGGACAGTAGTGTCTCAAACACCAAAGAAAAGAAGACAGACACAAAAGAAGCAACGGCAAAGTGTGAAAAGGTTAAAGAAAAACCTGAGATGGTGGAAGCATCTACGGACACAGTACCGTGCACAAGTGACGACAAAGTAATGACAAGCGTACCAGCTAGATTAGAAACCAAATCAAAATGTTGTTATACCAATCAGGATATATCTGAACCTGTTGTTTCATCCACCCAAAACACACAAGGCTGCCAAACAGAGCCACCTGATCAAGATATAGACACTCTGGATATTCCACATTCCTCGGAGAGTGATATGAACAGACCTCTCTCCCCAGGCCATAAACACAAAGTGGATGTTTCATGTGAGACAGATAATTTAGTAGTTGATAGACAAAAACGTTCCAAAGACAACGTGACAGTTTATGTGTCTACTGATACAGAAGCGAACACTAGTGAAAAGAAAAGGAGGCTTGTCGATAGTGCTACAGATATTTACGACTTTCCCAAGTCGGAAATGGAAACTCATAAGAAGAGTAAATATAGCTCCAAATTTTCTCATTTATCAAATGACATTAGCAAACGGAAGTTGTTATCTGTGGATTGTTCAGTGGGTGAACTTCAAACATCCAGTTCAAACAAACGTAAAAGTGTTGATACTGATTTGTATAGTACAGAAACAAAGACAAGAAAACCagaatcaaaaacaacaaagcgAAGTGTAAGTTACTCCGGACAAATAAACGCACAAAAGACAGCATATTCTGCGCAACCACTTTCTCCTACAAAGATTACGGTAAAGTTCACGCAACAGCCAAAGTCTCCTAAGTCACCAAGCAAATCAACTTGTCCTAAATCGCCATCAAGATCAGAAACGACTGGTTTTCAGTCACAGTACCAGTCATTTGTAATGGAACTACCTGAAAAGACTTACAGATTTGAGGGAGAAGATCAACCGCCTGTTTCTGTGTTAAGTAGGCCTCTAAAAGTGTACCCTGGGGCTTCATCAAAGTCAAGTGGAACATCCAATGGAGCATCATCAAAGTCTATTGGAACATCGACTGCGACATCGTCCAAGTCTAGTGGAACATTCACTGGGGCATCCAAGTCTTGCGGAACATTCACTGGGACATCCAAGTCGTCTAGTGAAACATTGACTGTAAATATCCCTCAGTCCCAAGCATTACCCAGTAGTCAAAAGAAATCTCAAAAAAGTGCGAAACCTCGTGGAAGGCCCCCAAAGGTAAAAGGTGAAGGTTCATTAGAACCTCCACTCCCTaaagaaaagaaacacaaaTCTAGAAGTCATTCTCCAAAGCGCAAGGTGAATATAGATTCCGCAAAGAGTGATAATACTTTCATCTTgcaaaaattgaataaatgttcGCCAAAATATAGCACTGATTCTCAAAAAGTGAACAAAGCATATTCGTGGATTAATAAGATCGACAATGCTTCGGGATTGAAATCAAATGTTACAAGTGATTCCAAACCGAAAGATAAAAAAGGAAGCGAAGTTGAACAACCACCCCCGGACTTGCGAATACCAAAACAGATCCTGTATTTCTCAAATGGGCAATACACTTTGACAACAGTCAGTAATgtaaatgcattgaaacaaagCAGTCCAATTTCCCCACCTCCAAAAACTGTATTTACTTCTGAGGTGCTCCAAAAGGAACAAGATAGATTAAGTAGTAAGTCAAAAGATGATAAGGATGCTTTGAAAGATTCTAATGAGAACACAAATACGACCAAGGATGAACCAATGATGCCAGAACTTCGTCTTATGGATGTTAAAGTGACTGAAAAGCTAGACGATCTTAAGATTGACAAGCTTAAGACAGAGACAGCTGAGTGTGATTTAAAAGTCATTCCAACTACTGTGCAATTGGATACGATTCAGATTGATATACCAACTGACATGTCCCAAGTTAAAAGCGATACTAACGTTACCAAAGATTGTACAAAACCTCGAGAAGAGGTAAAAACTAAACAAGTGAGCCCTAAGTCGCAGGTGAGTCAAACACCTAgtacaaatgtgttacaaaTGGATCTTACCAAACAACAAATTAGTCCAACGTCATCAAACCAAACTTCGCCAAAGTCCCAAATAAGTCCAAGGACTGAtgcaaatgataacaaaataacaaaggCATTAGCTACATCAAGTGGCGATCATTATGTACCAAATTCTTCAGCATTTGCAACGTCGCCATCTGCAGCTTCTATGTCATCGACCAGTTCAATGCAAGAGGCAAAAGAATCTAAAGCCAAGAAGCCCAGCACAGCTGACGTAAAGAAACCCATGGCCTCGTCGCCAGCCCCTCCACTTCCTGAATACAGACATCAAAGTCCGTTTTTTACTTCGCTCAGTGGTGCCAAGCTTGGTAACCATCACCGTCACACCACACATCTGAATATACCAAATCTTGCCAGCCATTTCTCTGGAGCGCATCACCTCTACCAACAAGGCCGCTTTACTGACCGCCTCGGTGCACCGTTATATGGCTCATTTTCCATGAACGATAAATCTGTCAGTGCTACCATTGCGTCTAAACTCGAGGAAGCACGTAGATTGGAGGCCCAAGCATTGAGTGCACATTGCTCCTTTATGACTCCCTTTCCGGACCCCTATTTAAGGCTCATGCACAGTCACCTGGTGTCTAGTCTACCCCCGCCGCCTCATCTTACACACAAGTCCTCGTATGCTGAATCTAGCAAGTCATTGTCCTTCTCTGACCACGCGACCCACGGTGCTTCATCTATGTCTCAAATAGCTGCAAGACAGTCTACAAAACCGGCTAATACCAACAGTTCAAAGGGTAAAGGCAAGAACATTGACAATGTCATTAGTGCCATCACTAAGATGAGGACGAAGAAGGAGACTCAAGAACAGGTTAATGGGATTGATCTTAGTACGAAAACTACAAGAAAAGAGGAAAGTGTTGGTGTGAACGCTGAATCAAACGATAAGGAAATGATTGATAACAAAGATGAACAGACGGAGTCAGTTGCGAGTAAGCAAGCTAAAGTTACGCATATTGGAAACGGCGAGAATAGTGTGAATTAA